One region of Gammaproteobacteria bacterium genomic DNA includes:
- the recJ gene encoding single-stranded-DNA-specific exonuclease RecJ produces the protein MKRSMVIRRRGLNKLPEGWTGHPLLGQLMAARGVQSQMEADFSLRHLIPYQHLNQIEQAAAKIGEALIHERNILIVGDYDADGATSTALMVSVLRCFGAKKINFLVPDRFRFGYGLSAALVQEALSRKPDLIITVDNGISSVEGVALARAHGIDVVITDHHLPGEQLPEASAIVNPNVPGDPFPSKALAGVGVAFYVLAAVRAYLTSVGWFVEREAPRLSEWLDLVALGTVADVVPLDSNNRRLVHYGLQLIRHGRARPGIQALCAISGCDIAHLRTSDLAFRLAPRLNAAGRLDDMSIGIHCLLAESQSEAERLAHLLNELNLARQSLERDMRRQAESHVAETLAHISDAESAHVLCLADDSWHEGLVGLVASRIKERFHRPAFAFAPDEHGTHLKGSGRSIAGIHIRDVLAMVDARYPGMIQKFGGHAMAAGLTLPKAQFDAFTKAVDQAVRDYCGGQLPRHEVVSDGWLDERWMTLDVALALENVPWGQGFPEPLFEHMFILQHSQVVGGQHLKMRLMTESGKTVEAIWFGSASDGVVPAELAVGASLHLFFRVQVNRYRHDTRLQLLIEHGALDSGQKALSDNQGLVTISALS, from the coding sequence ATGAAGCGTTCCATGGTCATCAGGCGAAGGGGGTTAAACAAATTACCCGAAGGCTGGACGGGGCACCCTTTGCTTGGTCAACTGATGGCTGCACGTGGCGTCCAAAGTCAGATGGAGGCAGATTTTTCACTGCGTCACCTTATTCCTTATCAACACTTGAATCAAATAGAACAGGCTGCGGCAAAGATCGGAGAGGCCCTGATCCACGAACGTAACATTCTCATCGTTGGTGACTATGATGCCGACGGCGCAACCAGTACGGCGCTGATGGTGAGCGTACTTCGATGCTTCGGTGCCAAGAAGATCAATTTTCTTGTGCCAGATAGATTCCGGTTTGGTTATGGTCTGTCGGCCGCCCTGGTTCAGGAAGCGCTGTCGCGAAAACCGGACCTGATTATTACGGTAGATAATGGCATCAGCAGCGTGGAAGGCGTGGCACTGGCTCGCGCGCATGGCATTGATGTTGTCATTACCGATCATCACTTACCAGGAGAACAGTTGCCTGAGGCATCCGCCATTGTCAATCCGAATGTCCCTGGTGACCCGTTCCCCAGTAAGGCTTTGGCAGGGGTCGGCGTTGCTTTTTATGTCCTTGCGGCAGTTCGCGCCTATTTGACTTCCGTTGGTTGGTTTGTTGAGCGAGAAGCACCACGGTTGTCAGAGTGGTTAGATTTGGTGGCGTTGGGGACGGTCGCTGATGTGGTGCCATTAGACAGCAATAATCGACGCCTTGTGCATTACGGTTTGCAACTAATTCGCCATGGCCGGGCACGGCCGGGCATTCAGGCGCTGTGTGCGATTTCCGGATGTGACATAGCGCATCTGCGAACCAGTGACTTGGCATTTCGGCTGGCACCTCGCTTAAACGCTGCGGGACGTTTGGATGATATGTCAATAGGCATTCATTGTTTGTTGGCGGAATCGCAGTCGGAAGCTGAGCGACTGGCACATCTGCTCAACGAATTGAACCTCGCTCGACAAAGCCTTGAGCGAGATATGCGCCGTCAGGCTGAAAGCCATGTGGCTGAGACATTAGCGCATATTAGTGACGCTGAGTCTGCACATGTTTTGTGTCTGGCAGATGACTCGTGGCACGAAGGGCTGGTCGGATTGGTCGCGTCTCGGATTAAGGAGCGCTTTCATCGCCCTGCCTTTGCTTTTGCGCCGGATGAACATGGAACCCACCTCAAAGGTTCAGGACGGTCTATCGCTGGCATCCATATTCGTGATGTGCTGGCCATGGTCGATGCACGCTATCCGGGCATGATTCAAAAGTTTGGTGGCCATGCCATGGCGGCAGGCCTGACGTTACCAAAAGCGCAGTTTGACGCCTTTACCAAAGCGGTTGACCAGGCTGTGCGCGACTATTGCGGCGGCCAGTTGCCTCGTCATGAGGTCGTGTCCGATGGTTGGTTGGATGAACGTTGGATGACATTGGATGTCGCTCTGGCCTTGGAAAATGTTCCTTGGGGGCAGGGCTTTCCGGAGCCGCTGTTTGAGCATATGTTTATCCTTCAGCACAGCCAAGTCGTTGGCGGTCAGCACCTAAAAATGCGCCTAATGACCGAATCAGGTAAAACAGTCGAGGCGATTTGGTTTGGCAGTGCCTCGGACGGTGTGGTGCCTGCAGAGTTGGCTGTTGGCGCGTCGTTGCATCTATTTTTTCGTGTGCAGGTGAATCGCTATCGACATGACACACGATTACAACTTCTGATTGAACATGGCGCGCTTGATTCGGGCCAAAA